In the genome of Streptomyces racemochromogenes, one region contains:
- a CDS encoding phosphoribosylaminoimidazolesuccinocarboxamide synthase: MPGFVEKPEPVQVPGLHHLHTGKVRDLYRDEDGNLVMVASDRISAADWVLPTEIPEKGRILTQLSLWWFDQLADLVPNHVIGTDLPAGAPADWEGRTLVCKSLDMVPVECVARGYLTGSGLKEYVQTRTVCGLALPEGLVDGSELPAPIFTPAAKAEVGDHDENVSYEEVARTTGAETAALLRQTTLAVYGRARDIARERGIILADTKFEFGFDKDGTLVAADEVLTPDSSRFWPADQWQPGRTQPSFDKQYVRDWLASPASGWDSKGELPPPVLPQEVVARTRAKYVEAYERLTGQTWS, from the coding sequence GTGCCCGGATTCGTCGAAAAGCCCGAGCCGGTGCAGGTGCCCGGCCTCCACCACCTCCACACCGGCAAGGTCCGCGACCTCTACCGCGACGAGGACGGCAACCTCGTGATGGTCGCCAGCGACCGGATCTCCGCCGCCGACTGGGTGCTGCCCACCGAGATCCCGGAGAAGGGCCGCATCCTGACGCAGCTCTCCCTCTGGTGGTTCGACCAGCTCGCCGACCTGGTCCCCAACCACGTCATCGGCACGGACCTGCCCGCCGGCGCCCCCGCCGACTGGGAGGGCCGCACGCTGGTCTGCAAGAGCCTCGACATGGTCCCCGTCGAGTGCGTGGCCCGCGGCTACCTCACCGGCTCCGGTCTCAAGGAGTACGTCCAGACCCGCACGGTCTGCGGACTCGCCCTCCCCGAGGGCCTGGTGGACGGCTCCGAGCTGCCCGCCCCGATCTTCACCCCGGCCGCCAAGGCGGAGGTCGGCGACCACGACGAGAACGTCTCCTACGAGGAGGTCGCCCGCACCACCGGCGCCGAGACGGCGGCGCTGCTGCGCCAGACCACCCTCGCCGTGTACGGGCGGGCCCGGGACATCGCCCGCGAGCGCGGCATCATCCTGGCGGACACCAAGTTCGAGTTCGGCTTCGACAAGGACGGCACGCTCGTCGCCGCCGACGAGGTCCTCACCCCGGACTCCTCCCGCTTCTGGCCGGCCGACCAGTGGCAGCCGGGCCGCACCCAGCCCTCGTTCGACAAGCAGTACGTCCGCGACTGGCTGGCCTCCCCGGCCTCCGGCTGGGACTCCAAGGGCGAGCTCCCGCCGCCGGTCCTCCCGCAGGAGGTCGTGGCGCGGACCCGCGCCAAGTACGTCGAGGCCTACGAGCGCCTCACCGGTCAGACCTGGAGCTGA